Proteins encoded in a region of the Prochlorothrix hollandica PCC 9006 = CALU 1027 genome:
- a CDS encoding Card1-like endonuclease domain-containing protein, producing MNSLHIPDAYRADHLFLLLGENNLPNAVAALELVNPRGMAYLIHTDRTRSQAQHLQTFLQDSSRFGTVTLVDLATYQAEPSVIRQRLREVATDLPGRVGMNYTGGTKVMAVHAYRFLAHRYPDTIFSYLDSNTLEMVIDNEKDLSPRFKVPLKLSFKSLFYLHGLRWQGNSPPRAQPLLPAAAVDFATLHQDQALGQAWRSWCHQVLCATAKVPPKQAYWRKEWQLEQLEPLAVDRLPVEWLRVLQRHLACGSGQWNLQAGSKVGLSAAEAQPLTTLCQWLDGVWLEHYTLAQVQQIADSCGIHEAKMSFNITDPQNPQRNGPKFEFDVAFIRHYQLFALSCSTTGSQQRCKQKLLEARVRSRQLGGIEARVGLVCLSDRPEWLQEELATETRDRRVAVFGRRDLPHLGSAIKAWIQANT from the coding sequence ATGAATTCCCTCCATATTCCCGATGCCTACCGGGCCGATCATCTGTTCCTGTTACTGGGGGAAAATAATCTTCCTAACGCAGTGGCTGCCCTTGAATTGGTCAATCCGAGGGGTATGGCTTATCTGATCCACACCGATCGCACCCGCTCCCAAGCCCAACACCTGCAAACCTTCCTCCAGGACAGCTCCCGCTTTGGGACGGTCACCTTAGTGGATTTGGCTACCTACCAGGCGGAGCCATCGGTGATTCGCCAGCGGCTTAGGGAGGTGGCGACTGACCTCCCAGGGCGGGTGGGGATGAATTACACCGGGGGTACCAAGGTCATGGCTGTCCATGCCTATCGCTTCCTCGCCCATCGCTATCCGGATACGATTTTCAGTTATTTAGACTCCAACACCCTGGAAATGGTGATTGATAACGAGAAAGACCTGAGTCCTCGCTTTAAGGTGCCCCTCAAGCTGTCATTTAAGTCTTTGTTCTACTTGCATGGGCTGCGGTGGCAAGGGAATTCTCCCCCCCGTGCCCAGCCCCTGCTCCCTGCTGCGGCGGTGGATTTTGCGACGCTACACCAAGATCAGGCGTTGGGCCAAGCATGGCGCTCCTGGTGCCATCAGGTTCTCTGCGCCACCGCCAAGGTTCCGCCCAAGCAAGCCTACTGGCGCAAGGAGTGGCAATTGGAACAGCTTGAGCCGCTGGCGGTGGATCGCTTACCTGTGGAGTGGCTACGGGTTCTACAGCGCCATTTGGCCTGTGGGTCTGGCCAGTGGAATTTACAGGCGGGGTCCAAGGTTGGCTTGTCTGCCGCAGAAGCGCAGCCTCTCACAACCCTTTGTCAGTGGCTGGATGGGGTCTGGTTGGAACATTACACCTTGGCTCAAGTGCAGCAGATTGCTGACTCCTGTGGCATTCATGAAGCTAAAATGTCCTTCAATATTACCGATCCCCAAAATCCTCAACGAAATGGGCCAAAGTTTGAATTTGATGTGGCTTTTATACGCCATTACCAGCTTTTTGCCCTATCTTGCTCGACGACAGGGAGTCAGCAGCGCTGCAAACAAAAGTTGCTAGAGGCTAGAGTCCGATCGCGGCAACTGGGCGGTATTGAGGCGCGGGTCGGACTTGTCTGTTTGTCCGATCGCCCGGAATGGCTGCAAGAAGAGTTGGCGACGGAAACCCGCGATCGCCGGGTAGCTGTGTTCGGTCGTCGGGACTTGCCCCACTTGGGATCAGCCATCAAGGCATGGATCCAGGCTAATACTTAA
- the crn3 gene encoding CRISPR-associated ring nuclease Crn3/Csx3, translated as MPPAISPVDSPIILGLSERRWLHNVSYQVLTIELTSPDRMIQPQDLGELRLPIGIDAAGGVVISGRAPIWLYGYLVHELHPTAWVACYDPRLKGAVVVATHSRQTQIGAVLPVDPSATSTQDLCPALLIVGPPDSGKSVLAYALWQALMQDNGAVYLQRAQWDGEGNWWLELGEDTTPEEREAWKNQYKGTLTDRFFPYHAQAILNLRRQQRLVIVDVGGKVQPEKQPLLEACSHYLIISSNPREIEPWHEFCRDRGNLQPVAVIHSSLDSGFSLHQEMPYLELTAGPWIAGQTSKIPPVLLDRIRSQCLSPSNPS; from the coding sequence ATGCCCCCTGCTATATCCCCTGTGGATTCCCCTATTATTCTCGGTTTGAGTGAACGTCGTTGGCTCCACAATGTTAGCTACCAAGTCCTGACGATCGAGTTAACAAGCCCAGATCGAATGATTCAGCCCCAAGATTTAGGGGAACTACGCTTACCGATCGGCATTGATGCGGCAGGAGGAGTAGTCATTTCAGGGCGGGCACCCATCTGGCTGTATGGATACTTAGTCCATGAACTGCATCCAACAGCTTGGGTTGCGTGCTATGACCCACGCCTGAAGGGGGCCGTGGTGGTGGCAACCCACTCCCGCCAAACCCAGATCGGGGCTGTCTTGCCCGTCGATCCCAGCGCGACCTCTACCCAGGATCTGTGTCCCGCGCTGTTGATTGTGGGACCACCGGATAGTGGCAAAAGTGTGTTGGCCTATGCCCTTTGGCAAGCCTTAATGCAAGACAATGGGGCGGTTTACTTACAACGTGCCCAGTGGGATGGGGAAGGAAACTGGTGGTTAGAACTGGGGGAGGACACCACCCCAGAAGAACGAGAGGCTTGGAAAAATCAATACAAAGGCACCTTAACAGATCGGTTCTTTCCCTATCACGCCCAAGCCATTCTCAATCTCCGGCGACAGCAACGTTTAGTCATAGTCGATGTGGGGGGCAAAGTGCAACCAGAAAAGCAGCCCCTGCTAGAGGCTTGCTCCCACTATCTCATTATTAGTTCAAATCCCAGGGAAATCGAACCATGGCATGAATTCTGCCGCGATCGGGGCAACCTCCAACCCGTGGCTGTTATCCACAGTAGCCTTGATTCTGGCTTCAGCCTGCACCAGGAAATGCCCTATTTAGAACTCACTGCTGGTCCTTGGATCGCGGGGCAAACCTCGAAAATCCCACCAGTCTTGTTAGATCGAATCCGATCACAGTGCCTCTCCCCCTCCAACCCTAGTTAA
- a CDS encoding TIGR03985 family CRISPR-associated protein, protein MISTSIPVYLQSPPAPATLHWLSEGLLGSRFLRTMRLWDCLQHFYGAPSIAQDPWPDAFSYPDWRDRRFAPSHNSQELATPHQIHAACQGTPCLCQQSSLTLLWGDVQPPGSWLQDMAQLAHLSQADLGNLLQQSPFAVVHRVLRNDLQALVHQGFLSKPSRGRYRCLTPQTLPLPPAPPQSGAMQHPLASLSDSQCWDVMRALEAVAFLQPSLEPIIQQIWEHQYQQSHPALPTATAQRVFFEVNYIFAESDRDRVDTYQFQLEQLWQSAVPGVIQFESWLPHQHALATATVYPVCIHYTRRAKYLSAYGTHADGTWGWHNYRLDRIRSQQLRLLPWGDPTVPDQLRDLWRSGSLPTPTAVLSSLEEAWGFNFYLPKVPMILRFNRRFAQDYVTQTQRHETFQAIDYPQILHWLTTVLGSRAELQTTRELLAQRSAEDAYFRAWIRLGDINITMRLREWRPAGEVIYPLELRKMMLEELEQEQNWYKAIDCINEP, encoded by the coding sequence ATGATCTCAACCTCTATCCCCGTCTACCTTCAGTCTCCCCCCGCCCCTGCAACCCTGCACTGGCTGAGTGAAGGACTTCTGGGTTCCCGGTTCCTGCGGACTATGCGCCTGTGGGACTGTCTCCAGCACTTCTATGGTGCCCCTTCTATTGCCCAGGATCCTTGGCCCGATGCTTTTTCCTATCCTGATTGGCGCGATCGCCGGTTTGCCCCCAGCCATAACTCCCAGGAACTCGCGACCCCTCACCAAATACATGCAGCCTGCCAAGGCACACCCTGCCTTTGTCAACAAAGTAGTTTGACCCTGCTGTGGGGGGACGTTCAGCCCCCAGGCTCTTGGTTACAGGACATGGCTCAGCTCGCCCACCTGTCTCAGGCCGATCTAGGGAATTTGCTCCAGCAATCGCCCTTTGCGGTGGTTCACCGCGTCCTCCGCAATGACCTCCAAGCCCTTGTCCACCAAGGTTTCCTGAGTAAACCGTCTAGGGGACGCTATCGGTGTCTCACCCCTCAGACCTTGCCCCTGCCTCCAGCACCGCCCCAATCTGGAGCCATGCAGCATCCCTTGGCGAGTCTCTCTGATAGCCAATGTTGGGATGTGATGCGGGCCTTGGAAGCCGTTGCTTTTCTTCAGCCCAGCCTTGAACCCATCATTCAGCAAATCTGGGAGCATCAATATCAGCAGTCCCATCCAGCTCTCCCCACCGCAACTGCCCAACGTGTTTTCTTTGAGGTGAACTACATTTTTGCTGAATCCGATCGCGATCGGGTTGATACCTATCAGTTTCAATTGGAACAACTCTGGCAGTCTGCTGTCCCTGGTGTCATTCAGTTTGAGTCGTGGTTGCCCCATCAACACGCTTTAGCCACCGCTACGGTTTACCCGGTCTGTATCCATTACACACGGCGGGCGAAGTATTTGAGTGCCTATGGGACTCATGCGGATGGCACCTGGGGTTGGCATAATTACCGTCTCGATCGCATTCGATCGCAACAACTTCGCCTATTGCCCTGGGGAGATCCCACCGTTCCCGATCAACTGCGTGACCTCTGGCGTTCCGGTAGCCTCCCCACGCCCACAGCGGTTCTCAGCAGTCTGGAAGAAGCCTGGGGCTTTAATTTTTATCTGCCTAAGGTGCCGATGATCCTGCGCTTTAACCGCCGCTTTGCTCAGGACTATGTGACCCAAACCCAACGTCATGAAACGTTTCAAGCGATCGATTACCCTCAGATCCTTCACTGGCTCACCACTGTCCTGGGTTCTAGGGCTGAACTACAGACGACCCGCGAACTTTTAGCCCAACGATCCGCCGAGGATGCCTATTTCCGAGCTTGGATTCGCCTCGGCGATATTAATATCACGATGCGCCTGCGAGAGTGGCGACCGGCTGGGGAGGTGATTTACCCCCTGGAATTGAGGAAGATGATGCTTGAAGAATTGGAACAAGAACAGAACTGGTATAAAGCGATAGACTGCATCAATGAACCGTAA
- a CDS encoding aldehyde dehydrogenase family protein, protein MTQSTCSQNSLLPVDAVIPIIQRQRDFFASGQTRPLPQRLEQLRRLLAALDRHQDPILAAVATDLGKPHLEAYVGEVEAIRSEVRYAIKHLGQWVKPRTVATSLLQFPAQAWIQAEPLGVVLIIGPWNYPISLMLQPLVGAIAAGNCALLKPSEVTPNAAAVLAELVRDTFDPGWVTVVEGGIDTCQALLSQRFDHIFFTGGSAIGKVILRAAAPHLTPVTLELGGKSPCIVEPDSDLDCAARRITWGKFFNGGQTCIAPDYLLVNREIAPALIARLKACITEFYSDNPQTSPDYGRIVSDRHFQRLVHLLESGTVVAGGQVDARDRYIAPTLLEGVTWADPVMQEEIFGPILPILTYDHLSVAIAQIQAQPKPLALYFFGRDRQQQQQVLQNTSSGGVCLNDTLLQVGVVTLPFGGVGASGMGTYHGKATFDTFSHSKSVVRRFFGFDPKFRYAPYQGKLAIFKRLLR, encoded by the coding sequence ATGACTCAATCGACCTGTTCCCAGAACTCTTTACTCCCTGTTGATGCTGTGATCCCCATTATTCAGCGGCAACGGGACTTCTTTGCCAGTGGCCAAACCCGTCCCCTCCCCCAGCGTCTAGAGCAGTTGCGCCGCCTCCTAGCTGCCCTCGATCGCCATCAAGATCCCATCCTCGCCGCCGTAGCGACTGATCTCGGCAAGCCTCACCTGGAAGCCTATGTGGGGGAAGTGGAGGCTATCAGGAGCGAGGTGCGCTATGCCATTAAACATCTAGGGCAATGGGTCAAACCCCGCACCGTGGCCACTAGTCTCTTGCAATTCCCGGCCCAGGCTTGGATCCAGGCGGAACCCCTGGGGGTGGTCTTGATCATTGGACCCTGGAACTATCCCATTAGCCTGATGTTGCAACCCCTGGTGGGGGCGATCGCCGCTGGCAACTGTGCCCTCCTCAAACCCTCCGAAGTCACCCCCAATGCCGCCGCCGTGCTGGCGGAATTAGTGCGGGACACCTTCGATCCGGGTTGGGTTACCGTGGTGGAAGGGGGCATCGACACCTGCCAAGCCCTTCTCAGCCAGCGCTTTGATCATATTTTCTTCACTGGGGGCAGTGCCATCGGCAAAGTGATCCTCAGGGCCGCTGCCCCCCACCTCACCCCCGTCACCCTGGAACTGGGGGGCAAAAGTCCCTGCATTGTGGAGCCGGACAGCGACCTGGACTGTGCGGCCCGTCGCATTACCTGGGGGAAATTCTTCAATGGCGGGCAAACCTGCATTGCGCCGGACTATCTACTGGTGAACCGGGAAATAGCTCCAGCCTTAATAGCCCGCCTTAAAGCTTGTATTACGGAGTTTTACAGCGACAATCCCCAAACTAGCCCCGACTATGGTCGCATTGTCAGCGATCGCCACTTCCAGCGCCTCGTCCATCTGCTGGAATCCGGGACTGTGGTGGCGGGGGGCCAGGTGGATGCCCGCGATCGCTACATCGCCCCCACTCTCCTGGAGGGGGTCACCTGGGCTGATCCTGTGATGCAGGAGGAGATTTTTGGCCCAATTCTGCCGATTTTGACCTATGACCATCTGTCGGTGGCGATCGCCCAAATCCAAGCCCAACCTAAGCCTCTGGCGTTGTACTTTTTTGGCCGCGATCGTCAGCAACAGCAACAGGTGCTACAAAATACCAGTTCCGGGGGGGTGTGTCTCAATGACACCCTCTTGCAGGTGGGGGTGGTGACTCTGCCCTTTGGGGGGGTGGGTGCCAGTGGCATGGGCACCTACCACGGCAAGGCGACTTTTGACACCTTCTCCCATTCTAAAAGCGTTGTCCGCCGCTTCTTCGGCTTCGATCCCAAGTTTCGCTACGCCCCCTACCAGGGCAAACTCGCCATTTTCAAGCGCCTCCTGCGGTAA
- a CDS encoding ion transporter gives MSTLKKRLRHYKAQWGNTFDMVIQGLIIFSLITFSIETLPDLSESVNRFLHISEAVTVFIFTAEYLLRLYMTDRKLSFIFSFFGLIDLLSILPFYISTTVDLRSIRIFRLFRLFRILKMMRYNRAIRRFNRALLIAKEEFILFAMMLPLLLFFSAVGIYYFEHEVQPETFGSVFHSLWWAVCTITTVGYGDVYPVTLGGRMFTFVVLIIGLGIISVPAGLVSSALSKARELEEEEDLTRHETKKPK, from the coding sequence ATGTCCACCCTCAAAAAAAGACTGCGACACTATAAAGCCCAATGGGGTAACACCTTTGACATGGTGATCCAAGGGCTAATTATTTTTTCCCTCATCACCTTTTCCATTGAAACCCTACCCGATTTATCAGAGTCTGTTAACAGGTTTCTCCACATCAGCGAGGCGGTGACGGTCTTCATTTTCACCGCAGAATATTTGTTGCGGTTGTATATGACCGATCGCAAGCTCTCATTTATTTTTAGTTTCTTTGGCTTGATCGATCTCCTGTCGATTCTGCCATTCTATATTTCCACGACTGTAGACCTGCGATCGATCCGCATTTTCCGTCTCTTCCGGTTGTTCCGCATTCTCAAAATGATGCGCTATAACCGGGCCATTCGGCGGTTTAACCGGGCCTTACTGATCGCCAAAGAGGAATTTATTCTCTTTGCCATGATGCTGCCCCTTCTACTCTTTTTCTCTGCGGTGGGCATCTATTACTTTGAACATGAGGTGCAACCGGAAACCTTTGGCTCTGTGTTCCATAGCCTCTGGTGGGCGGTTTGCACCATTACCACCGTGGGCTATGGGGATGTCTATCCCGTAACCCTGGGGGGTCGGATGTTCACCTTTGTCGTGCTGATTATCGGCCTGGGTATCATTTCTGTGCCCGCAGGTCTGGTATCCTCTGCCCTCTCTAAGGCCCGTGAACTGGAGGAAGAAGAAGATCTAACTCGCCATGAAACGAAAAAGCCCAAATAA
- a CDS encoding cyanoexosortase B system-associated protein, with translation MNPSHRIQWSQIIVLLLLLFLVGVGAVPHYGAGKWTGAKVPPLAQVKILRDLRETGLEVPGWTTVQATTMEFGDRRWSQQLLQGQASPQTAEAEPLPPVLLLILPQKHGSDRPQVEWTDLQGVQGWTEDQHHRVDFVAGSGSQVTARWFRGWRQANDGTLPTFAVLQWYAWDRGGHWSPNVWFWRDWQRQWRKQRLPWVAVSVVIPMEPLGNLDSMWSLAESLGQKIQENIEKVLQAA, from the coding sequence ATGAACCCTAGCCACCGGATCCAATGGAGCCAAATCATTGTTTTACTGCTGCTCCTGTTTTTAGTGGGGGTGGGGGCAGTGCCCCACTATGGGGCGGGGAAGTGGACGGGGGCTAAGGTACCGCCCTTGGCCCAGGTGAAGATTCTGCGGGATCTGCGGGAGACGGGGCTGGAGGTACCGGGTTGGACAACGGTGCAAGCGACTACCATGGAGTTTGGCGATCGCCGTTGGTCTCAGCAACTGCTCCAGGGCCAAGCCTCCCCCCAAACTGCCGAAGCGGAACCGTTACCGCCGGTTTTGCTGTTGATCTTGCCCCAAAAACACGGCAGCGATCGCCCCCAGGTGGAATGGACCGATCTCCAGGGAGTACAGGGCTGGACTGAAGACCAGCACCATCGGGTTGACTTTGTAGCCGGATCGGGATCCCAGGTTACGGCCCGTTGGTTTCGGGGCTGGCGACAGGCCAATGATGGCACCTTGCCCACCTTTGCCGTGTTGCAGTGGTATGCCTGGGATCGGGGAGGGCACTGGTCCCCCAATGTCTGGTTTTGGCGAGACTGGCAACGGCAGTGGCGCAAGCAGCGCTTGCCGTGGGTGGCGGTCTCCGTGGTCATCCCCATGGAACCCCTAGGAAACTTAGACTCAATGTGGAGCCTAGCCGAGTCTTTAGGGCAAAAAATTCAGGAAAACATCGAAAAAGTCCTACAAGCAGCCTAA
- the crtB gene encoding cyanoexosortase B — MLRSAPKYPLGSLAMFSLTLPRFQLKRPTFGPLLALLLAILYLPLLVHWYQGWIFKSINLEHEYFSHGVLGLPLAAFFAWEQRSQWQQLPDRAHPLGSALLGLAAAAYLSPRSDLINLSLPLMLMGLCLWCKGRSGLTLMGFPLVLVALATPTDLPYLLAPYTQPLQVFIAGVAAFVLSLLNVDVELRDMYLFVGGRVVEVAPHCAGLKALLTNFYFCLVGIQLAGVGGDRPKVLTLLAGSMGISVVANIIRNTLLTLFHGTGSDGAFHWLHESWGGDLYWALMVLALLLWFKLVLGFQGMATPDSGSSPPDPPQLGDLDPFAARERWNDGMGHPETDLQNGGDLQNEEVQKGSG, encoded by the coding sequence GTGCTACGATCGGCCCCCAAGTACCCCCTGGGATCCCTGGCCATGTTTTCCCTGACCCTACCCCGTTTCCAGTTAAAACGCCCCACCTTTGGACCCCTGCTGGCCCTATTGCTGGCCATTCTCTATCTGCCGCTCCTGGTGCACTGGTACCAAGGCTGGATCTTCAAAAGCATTAATTTGGAGCATGAATATTTTAGCCATGGGGTACTGGGCCTACCCCTAGCCGCTTTTTTCGCCTGGGAACAGCGATCGCAGTGGCAGCAGTTACCCGATCGCGCCCATCCCCTGGGATCCGCCCTGTTGGGGTTGGCCGCTGCGGCCTACCTCAGCCCCCGCAGTGACCTGATTAACCTGTCCCTGCCCCTGATGCTGATGGGGCTATGTCTGTGGTGCAAGGGGCGATCGGGCTTAACCCTGATGGGCTTCCCCCTGGTCCTGGTGGCCCTGGCCACCCCCACGGATCTGCCCTATTTGCTGGCTCCCTATACCCAACCCCTCCAGGTTTTCATTGCAGGGGTGGCGGCTTTTGTTTTGAGCTTACTCAATGTGGATGTGGAACTCAGGGATATGTATTTGTTTGTGGGGGGTCGGGTTGTGGAGGTAGCCCCCCATTGTGCGGGACTCAAAGCCTTATTGACTAATTTTTACTTTTGTTTGGTGGGGATTCAGTTGGCCGGAGTGGGGGGCGATCGACCCAAGGTCCTGACCCTACTGGCCGGATCCATGGGCATTAGTGTGGTGGCTAACATTATACGCAATACCCTGCTGACCCTGTTCCATGGCACTGGGTCCGATGGGGCATTTCACTGGCTCCATGAAAGCTGGGGCGGGGATCTGTATTGGGCGCTGATGGTGTTGGCCCTGTTGCTGTGGTTCAAGCTGGTGCTGGGGTTCCAGGGCATGGCAACGCCTGATTCCGGTAGCTCTCCCCCAGATCCACCGCAGCTTGGGGATCTCGATCCCTTTGCAGCTAGAGAACGGTGGAACGATGGCATGGGCCACCCTGAAACAGATTTACAAAATGGGGGAGATTTACAAAACGAGGAGGTACAAAAAGGATCAGGCTAA
- the fbp gene encoding class 1 fructose-bisphosphatase encodes MTGTYTPTDHERALDRDCTTLSRHVLEQLNSFGGDAQDLSALMNRIALAGKLISRRLCRAGLMADTLGFTGETNVQGESVKRMDLYANQVFISAFKQSGLVCRLASEEMEHPYYIPENCPIGRYTLLYDPIDGSSNVDINLNVGSIFSIRQQEGIDETGEALDLLQPGRKQLAAGYILYGPSTLLVYSIGKGVHAFILDPSLGEFVLFAEDITIPTHGPVYSVNEGNFWQWEESYRDYIRYVHRHEGYTGRYSGALVGDIHRILFQGGVFLYPGTTKDPLGKLRLLYESAPLAFLMEQAGGRASTGTQDIMDVVPEKLHARTPLVIGSKDNVALVESFIGERARQDRGED; translated from the coding sequence ATGACCGGGACTTATACTCCCACGGACCACGAACGTGCCCTCGATCGCGACTGTACCACCCTCAGCCGCCATGTCCTAGAACAACTCAACAGCTTTGGAGGCGATGCCCAGGATCTGAGCGCCCTGATGAACCGCATCGCCCTGGCGGGGAAACTGATTTCTCGCCGTCTCTGTCGGGCGGGGCTGATGGCCGACACCCTCGGCTTTACGGGGGAGACCAATGTTCAGGGAGAGTCCGTCAAACGCATGGACTTGTATGCCAACCAGGTTTTTATCTCCGCTTTTAAGCAAAGTGGTTTGGTCTGTCGCCTTGCTTCTGAGGAAATGGAGCATCCCTATTACATTCCCGAAAATTGTCCCATCGGTCGCTATACCCTCCTCTACGATCCCATTGATGGCTCCTCCAATGTGGATATTAACCTCAATGTGGGTTCTATTTTTTCCATCCGCCAACAGGAAGGAATCGATGAAACCGGCGAAGCCTTAGACTTACTGCAACCCGGTCGTAAACAGTTGGCGGCGGGCTATATTCTCTATGGACCCAGTACCCTCTTAGTCTATTCCATTGGCAAAGGGGTTCATGCCTTTATCCTAGACCCTAGCCTAGGGGAGTTTGTTCTCTTTGCGGAAGACATCACCATCCCCACCCATGGCCCTGTTTACAGTGTCAATGAAGGGAACTTTTGGCAATGGGAAGAATCCTACCGGGACTATATCCGCTATGTCCATCGCCATGAGGGTTATACCGGGCGTTACAGTGGCGCATTGGTGGGGGATATTCACCGTATTTTGTTCCAAGGGGGGGTGTTTTTATACCCCGGCACCACTAAAGATCCCCTGGGTAAATTACGGCTACTGTATGAGTCTGCGCCCCTGGCTTTTTTGATGGAGCAGGCGGGGGGACGGGCGAGTACCGGAACCCAAGACATTATGGACGTGGTGCCCGAGAAGCTCCATGCCCGTACTCCTTTGGTGATTGGCAGTAAGGATAATGTGGCCCTGGTGGAATCCTTTATTGGCGAGCGGGCACGGCAGGATCGGGGGGAAGATTAA
- the tal gene encoding transaldolase produces MTTPADSPIFHIRDHGQSIWMDNLSRDLLESGELQTWITDRDVRGITSNPAIFEKAIAGNAIYDPDIAAGIGEGQSITAIYETLVFADIQKACDILRPVYEASQGLDGYVSIEVSPHLAHDTETTLAEARRYAQTLDRPNLMIKIPGTPAGLPAVTQAISDGISVNVTLLFAVDSYVKTAWAYIEGLEQRASRGEAVDGIASVASFFLSRIDSAVDQRLDALIQATADPDRKAQLAAAQGKVAIANAKIAYQEYKKIVASDRWQALAAKGARMQRLLWASTGTKNPAYSDVLYVDQLVGPDTVNTLPPATIEACADHCDVASRIETDGEAAHALLANLQDWGIDLDHVMAELLEDGITKFVQPFDSLMASLAAKVQQLTPT; encoded by the coding sequence ATGACCACCCCTGCTGACAGTCCCATTTTCCACATTAGAGACCATGGCCAAAGTATTTGGATGGATAACCTCAGCCGAGACTTGCTAGAGTCCGGTGAATTGCAAACCTGGATCACAGATCGGGATGTGCGGGGAATTACCTCCAACCCAGCCATTTTTGAGAAGGCGATCGCGGGCAACGCCATCTATGACCCCGACATTGCCGCAGGCATTGGGGAAGGCCAATCCATCACTGCCATTTATGAAACCCTGGTGTTTGCCGACATTCAAAAAGCCTGTGATATTTTGCGTCCCGTCTATGAAGCCAGCCAGGGCTTAGATGGCTACGTCAGCATCGAAGTTTCTCCCCACTTGGCCCACGACACAGAGACCACCCTGGCCGAAGCCCGTCGTTATGCCCAAACCCTCGATCGCCCCAACCTGATGATCAAAATTCCCGGCACCCCTGCCGGCCTGCCAGCGGTCACCCAGGCCATCAGCGACGGCATTAGTGTCAATGTCACCCTACTGTTTGCGGTGGACAGCTATGTCAAAACCGCCTGGGCTTATATTGAAGGGCTAGAGCAGCGGGCCAGCCGGGGGGAAGCGGTGGATGGGATTGCCTCCGTGGCCAGCTTCTTCCTCAGCCGCATCGACAGCGCCGTCGATCAGCGCCTAGATGCCCTGATCCAGGCCACCGCTGACCCCGATCGCAAGGCCCAACTGGCCGCTGCCCAGGGCAAGGTGGCGATCGCCAACGCCAAAATCGCTTACCAGGAATACAAAAAGATTGTGGCCAGCGATCGCTGGCAAGCCCTGGCCGCCAAAGGTGCCCGAATGCAGCGGTTGCTGTGGGCCAGCACTGGCACCAAAAACCCCGCCTACAGTGATGTTCTCTATGTGGATCAACTGGTGGGTCCCGACACGGTTAATACCTTGCCCCCGGCGACGATCGAAGCCTGCGCCGATCACTGCGACGTGGCCAGCCGAATTGAAACCGATGGGGAAGCAGCCCACGCCCTCCTGGCCAACCTCCAGGACTGGGGCATTGATCTCGATCACGTCATGGCGGAACTCCTAGAGGATGGCATCACCAAGTTTGTCCAGCCCTTTGACTCCCTCATGGCTTCCCTCGCGGCCAAGGTGCAGCAGTTGACCCCTACCTAG